Proteins encoded by one window of Cyclobacteriaceae bacterium:
- a CDS encoding helix-turn-helix transcriptional regulator: MPLELGDIMKKLRESKGLNQTQLAEKTGFPLNTIHRYENDYKDRIPSDRLETIARALGETVDHFYQYKSNPTMLEEPATFYSKSKSAKVSVVVELDGSIETLNNLFTMLKKLNTAI; this comes from the coding sequence ATGCCCCTTGAATTAGGAGATATAATGAAAAAGCTGCGGGAATCGAAAGGTTTGAACCAAACGCAGTTGGCTGAGAAAACCGGATTTCCACTGAACACGATCCACCGGTATGAGAACGATTATAAAGATCGCATACCGTCTGATCGACTGGAAACTATTGCCCGTGCATTGGGCGAAACGGTTGATCATTTTTATCAGTATAAATCCAACCCTACTATGTTGGAGGAACCGGCAACATTTTACAGTAAAAGTAAGTCGGCAAAGGTTTCGGTTGTTGTAGAACTTGACGGCAGCATTGAGACGCTTAACAACCTTTTTACCATGCTAAAAAAGCTAAATACGGCAATATGA
- a CDS encoding phage Gp37/Gp68 family protein, translated as MNKTTIEWTDYTWNPVTGCTKVSQGCKNCYAETIANRFWGDRKFTDVMTHPERFDQIRMNDKKWDGKKVFVCSMSDLFHPHVPFNFIADVFREFWYLPNTTFQILTKRPDIALDFFQSKANDLRFIMPMDNVWIGTSCEDQATANERIPLLLQIPAAVRFLSCEPLLGPIDLSAYLSPLEGGKGGVHWVIAGGESGHGARPMHPDWVRSLRDQCASANVPFFFKQWGEWATWTDVAENSETTFDLDKIDKYKCTVIDEESKHPILLYKVGKKISGNTLDGKQHLEFPKL; from the coding sequence ATGAACAAAACAACAATTGAATGGACTGACTACACCTGGAACCCCGTAACCGGGTGCACCAAAGTATCGCAAGGCTGCAAAAACTGTTATGCCGAAACCATTGCCAACCGCTTTTGGGGCGATCGGAAATTTACCGATGTAATGACGCACCCTGAGCGATTTGATCAAATACGCATGAATGACAAAAAATGGGATGGTAAAAAGGTTTTCGTGTGCAGCATGAGTGATTTATTTCATCCGCATGTGCCTTTCAATTTTATCGCAGATGTGTTCCGTGAATTTTGGTATTTACCGAATACTACTTTTCAAATTCTAACTAAAAGACCTGACATAGCGCTTGATTTTTTCCAGTCGAAAGCAAACGACTTGAGGTTTATTATGCCAATGGATAACGTTTGGATTGGCACAAGCTGCGAAGATCAGGCCACAGCAAACGAACGCATACCCCTGCTACTGCAAATACCCGCGGCCGTGCGTTTCCTTTCATGCGAACCGCTTTTAGGTCCAATTGATTTATCCGCATACTTATCCCCCCTGGAGGGGGGCAAGGGGGGTGTTCATTGGGTAATAGCCGGTGGCGAAAGCGGCCACGGTGCCAGGCCCATGCACCCCGATTGGGTGCGCTCGCTACGCGATCAGTGCGCAAGCGCAAACGTGCCGTTCTTTTTTAAGCAGTGGGGCGAGTGGGCAACATGGACGGACGTGGCAGAAAATTCCGAAACAACTTTTGATTTAGATAAAATTGATAAGTACAAGTGTACGGTCATTGATGAAGAAAGTAAACATCCTATTCTACTCTACAAAGTAGGTAAGAAAATTTCCGGCAACACACTCGATGGCAAACAACACCTTGAATTTCCGAAGCTATGA
- the dnaG gene encoding DNA primase, translated as MISPGTIERIRELPVYDIISRYIDLKRAGANYTALSPFTSEKTPSFYVVPAKNIFKCFSTGKGGDAIRFVMELNNMDFVSAIVDIAGKVGERVEYEETEKATEQQTEREQLYKIMLAASRRYNEQLNALHNTHPAALELANRQFTNDTVAQWQIGWAPGDVSGGYTPDAWKFLTSILHEKALIGPALKIGLVTEKDKVVYDTFRNRIMFPIHNHLGRVVGFGGRALTPDKYNPKYMNSPESVLFDKKRVLFGLHYAQQAIRTVKWAGLVEGYTDVISFHQAGHENTVGTCGTALTPEQCALLKKYTNKVVLFPDPDAAGEASALRSIDLLTQHGFETAIVPMPKTDDGKKIDPDELIRAFANVKHEPETV; from the coding sequence ATGATTTCACCCGGCACCATTGAACGCATACGCGAATTACCTGTGTACGACATAATCAGTCGGTACATTGACCTGAAACGCGCAGGCGCAAACTATACGGCACTAAGCCCGTTCACCAGCGAAAAAACACCATCGTTTTACGTAGTGCCGGCAAAAAATATTTTTAAATGTTTCAGCACGGGCAAGGGTGGCGATGCCATACGCTTTGTAATGGAGCTGAACAACATGGATTTTGTTTCGGCCATTGTTGACATTGCCGGCAAAGTGGGCGAACGTGTGGAGTATGAAGAAACCGAAAAGGCTACCGAACAACAAACCGAACGCGAACAACTGTACAAAATTATGCTGGCCGCTTCCAGGCGTTACAACGAACAGCTAAACGCTTTACACAATACACACCCGGCAGCGCTGGAGCTGGCCAACCGGCAATTCACCAACGACACCGTGGCACAATGGCAAATTGGTTGGGCACCGGGCGATGTTTCCGGTGGCTATACACCCGATGCCTGGAAGTTTTTAACCAGCATCCTGCACGAAAAAGCGCTAATCGGGCCAGCGCTTAAAATCGGGTTGGTAACCGAAAAGGATAAAGTAGTGTATGATACCTTCCGCAATCGCATTATGTTTCCCATCCACAACCATTTGGGCCGAGTAGTCGGGTTTGGTGGCCGGGCCTTAACACCCGATAAGTACAACCCCAAATACATGAACAGCCCCGAAAGTGTGCTATTTGATAAAAAGCGTGTGTTGTTTGGCCTGCACTATGCGCAGCAAGCCATACGCACCGTAAAGTGGGCCGGGTTAGTTGAAGGGTACACCGATGTAATCAGCTTTCACCAGGCCGGGCACGAAAACACCGTAGGTACCTGTGGCACAGCCTTAACACCTGAACAATGTGCCCTGCTTAAAAAGTACACCAACAAGGTGGTGTTATTCCCGGATCCGGATGCCGCTGGAGAAGCCAGCGCACTGCGCAGCATTGATTTACTTACCCAACACGGTTTTGAAACCGCCATTGTGCCCATGCCCAAAACCGATGATGGAAAAAAGATAGATCCGGATGAATTGATAAGGGCTTTTGCCAATGTTAAACATGAACCCGAAACCGTATAA
- a CDS encoding DNA methyltransferase yields MEYMKGVPDKHFDLAIVDPPYGNNLSGGRSAKNGWNQSIDWEKCNKGWNLEIPKPEYFAELQRVSKNQIIWGGNYFANLLPPSECWLIWDKGQRDFSLADGEMAWTSFDKAMRIKTIHRAVANQETKIHPTQKPVKLYQWILNSFAKENDRVLDTHLGSGSIAIACSEYKVNLTATEIDKQIYEAACIRVSQSLAQISMF; encoded by the coding sequence ATGGAGTATATGAAGGGTGTTCCTGATAAACACTTTGACTTGGCAATAGTGGACCCTCCATACGGGAATAATTTGTCCGGTGGTAGGTCCGCTAAAAATGGGTGGAACCAAAGTATTGATTGGGAGAAGTGTAACAAAGGGTGGAATTTAGAAATACCAAAACCCGAATACTTTGCGGAACTTCAGCGCGTGTCTAAAAATCAAATCATTTGGGGCGGAAACTATTTTGCAAACCTATTGCCGCCTTCTGAATGTTGGTTGATATGGGATAAAGGGCAAAGGGATTTTAGTTTAGCAGATGGTGAAATGGCTTGGACTTCTTTTGATAAAGCCATGAGAATAAAAACCATTCATAGAGCGGTGGCAAATCAAGAAACTAAAATACACCCAACTCAAAAACCCGTTAAACTTTACCAATGGATTTTAAATAGTTTTGCAAAAGAAAATGATAGAGTTTTAGATACTCATTTAGGAAGCGGCTCAATTGCAATAGCTTGCAGTGAGTATAAAGTAAACCTTACCGCTACTGAAATTGATAAGCAAATATATGAAGCAGCCTGTATTCGGGTATCTCAATCACTTGCTCAAATCTCAATGTTTTAA